Proteins from a single region of Anaerotignum faecicola:
- a CDS encoding helix-turn-helix transcriptional regulator produces MDKNFIGNRITKLRMESGISERELSFRLGKAHNYIYSISSGKILPTMESFLDICDYFGITPSMFFDEQTTEPLLIRDITGKLNGLPAKDLSLLSDILETAEPEHLKSYFEFMDKFRKNHG; encoded by the coding sequence ATGGATAAAAATTTTATCGGAAACCGGATAACAAAATTAAGGATGGAAAGCGGCATTTCGGAACGGGAATTGAGTTTCCGCCTCGGAAAAGCACACAATTATATTTACAGCATTTCTTCGGGAAAAATACTGCCTACTATGGAAAGCTTTTTAGATATCTGCGATTATTTCGGCATTACGCCTTCGATGTTCTTTGACGAACAAACAACCGAACCGCTTTTGATAAGGGATATAACGGGAAAATTAAACGGCCTTCCGGCAAAGGACCTATCATTACTATCCGATATTTTAGAAACGGCGGAGCCCGAACATTTAAAATCATATTTTGAATTCATGGATAAATTCCGCAAAAACCATGGGTGA
- a CDS encoding helix-turn-helix domain-containing protein: protein MSLFSKRLAIILEEKNISINRLSALAEIDASRINGFKSGDAIPDMDELIRLSDILGVTIDCLAGKMQACKGFNKKYALYNDLTELRAFLLLAVETIGRILETEGKNTMQKNNGYKLK from the coding sequence ATGTCATTATTTTCAAAAAGGCTGGCTATTATACTGGAAGAAAAGAACATAAGCATAAACAGGCTTTCGGCATTGGCCGAAATTGATGCAAGCCGTATAAACGGCTTTAAAAGCGGAGATGCAATTCCCGATATGGACGAGCTTATACGGCTGTCGGATATCCTTGGCGTAACTATTGATTGCCTTGCAGGCAAAATGCAGGCCTGCAAAGGATTTAATAAAAAGTATGCTTTATACAACGATTTAACGGAGCTGAGGGCGTTCCTTCTTCTGGCAGTGGAAACAATAGGCCGTATTTTGGAAACGGAAGGTAAAAATACGATGCAAAAAAATAACGGTTATAAGCTTAAATAA
- a CDS encoding indolepyruvate oxidoreductase subunit beta: MEIKNILLIGVGGQGTILTSKILAKAIMEKGLDVKMSEIHGMSQRGGTVTTQIRYGKKVSSPVIEEGCADIIVSFEKCEALRCLSSLKKGGALIVNNYELQPVTVAIGAAEYPKDIIAEYKNKVENTYVIDAFGIAESLGNAKCMNIALLGALAKRLGLDGTDWERLIREEVPRKAEELNISAFKRGFEMG; this comes from the coding sequence ATGGAAATTAAAAACATACTCCTTATAGGCGTAGGCGGCCAGGGGACTATATTAACTTCAAAAATACTTGCAAAGGCTATAATGGAAAAAGGCCTGGACGTTAAAATGAGCGAAATACACGGCATGAGCCAGCGCGGCGGCACAGTTACGACACAGATAAGGTACGGAAAAAAGGTGTCAAGCCCCGTCATTGAAGAAGGCTGCGCCGATATTATAGTATCTTTCGAGAAATGCGAAGCCCTGCGATGCCTTTCAAGCTTAAAAAAAGGAGGCGCGCTCATTGTCAACAACTACGAGCTTCAGCCCGTTACCGTTGCCATAGGGGCGGCGGAATATCCGAAAGATATAATTGCGGAATACAAAAATAAAGTTGAAAACACATACGTTATAGATGCATTCGGCATTGCGGAAAGCCTTGGCAACGCAAAATGTATGAACATAGCGCTCCTGGGAGCCCTTGCAAAAAGGCTCGGCCTCGACGGCACAGACTGGGAAAGGCTTATCAGAGAAGAGGTCCCCCGGAAAGCCGAAGAGCTTAATATATCGGCGTTTAAGCGCGGTTTTGAAATGGGATAG
- the iorA gene encoding indolepyruvate ferredoxin oxidoreductase subunit alpha, translated as MTGDEALARGAYEAGVLVGAAYPGTPSTEIMENFSAYDGVYAEWSVNEKVACEVAAGASTRGVRSFAAMKHVGLNVAADAFTSYAYHSINGGFVVVSADEPGMHSSQNEQDNRHYAPLAKTAMMEPADSMECLEFMKAAFEISEKYDTPVLMRVTTRICHSKSVVETGAREIPPLREFTKDIKNMLMVPANARLRHPFIEEERLPKLRDLSNKGGFNKIEYNSKKIGIIANGVSYQYAREVMGENASYLKIGFSYPLPDELIKDFAAEVETLYIIEEGDPYMENFVKGLGIKCTGKSLFPLCGEFSPELIREKLTGRRLEKSYSTRLSAPPRPPVLCAGCPHRGLFYELGKYADKAYFSGDIGCYSLGALAPLSAHDSLLCMGGAITVAHGFEKASKISGADTFTKTFSIIGDSTFFHSGVTGLINAVYNKADITMIILDNSITGMTGHQENPGTGKTITGEPAPAVNIPSLCLACGIKKENILVCDPYNLAETAEALRKGYEADEPFVIITKRECALLKPIIKKREKMKCAVNADKCVACKKCLKTGCPALALNGKVSIDSVNCNGCGICMQVCPFGAIESVGEQYGN; from the coding sequence ATGACCGGCGACGAAGCGCTTGCCCGCGGCGCTTACGAAGCGGGGGTCCTTGTCGGGGCGGCTTATCCCGGTACGCCGAGCACTGAAATAATGGAAAATTTCTCCGCATACGACGGCGTTTACGCCGAATGGTCCGTAAACGAAAAAGTCGCATGCGAGGTTGCGGCGGGCGCGTCTACAAGAGGGGTCCGCAGTTTCGCCGCCATGAAGCACGTCGGCCTTAACGTTGCCGCGGACGCGTTTACAAGCTACGCTTATCACAGTATAAACGGAGGTTTTGTCGTTGTATCCGCCGACGAGCCCGGCATGCATTCGTCGCAAAACGAGCAGGATAACAGGCATTACGCTCCTCTTGCGAAAACTGCCATGATGGAGCCTGCCGACAGTATGGAATGTCTGGAATTTATGAAGGCCGCTTTCGAAATAAGCGAAAAATACGACACTCCCGTTTTAATGAGGGTTACAACCCGTATATGCCACTCAAAATCCGTGGTTGAAACGGGCGCAAGGGAGATACCCCCTTTACGGGAATTTACAAAGGATATTAAAAATATGCTTATGGTGCCGGCAAACGCAAGGCTCCGTCATCCTTTTATAGAAGAAGAACGCCTTCCGAAGCTGAGGGATCTTTCAAATAAAGGCGGTTTTAACAAAATCGAGTACAACAGCAAAAAAATCGGCATAATAGCCAACGGCGTAAGCTATCAGTATGCCCGCGAGGTTATGGGAGAGAACGCAAGCTATTTGAAAATAGGATTTTCATACCCTTTGCCCGACGAACTTATAAAGGATTTTGCCGCCGAGGTTGAAACGCTTTACATAATCGAAGAAGGCGATCCATATATGGAAAACTTTGTTAAAGGGCTTGGCATAAAATGCACGGGCAAAAGCCTTTTTCCTCTTTGCGGCGAATTTTCCCCGGAGCTTATACGCGAAAAGCTCACGGGCAGACGGCTTGAAAAATCATATTCAACACGTCTTTCGGCTCCTCCGCGCCCGCCTGTGCTGTGCGCCGGATGTCCGCACCGCGGCCTTTTCTATGAACTTGGCAAATATGCCGATAAAGCGTATTTCAGCGGCGATATAGGCTGTTATTCCCTCGGAGCCCTCGCCCCGCTTTCGGCCCATGATTCCCTTTTATGTATGGGAGGGGCGATTACGGTTGCCCACGGGTTTGAAAAGGCCTCGAAAATAAGCGGGGCAGACACGTTTACAAAGACGTTCTCTATTATCGGCGATTCCACTTTCTTCCATTCGGGAGTAACGGGGCTTATAAACGCCGTTTACAATAAAGCCGACATAACAATGATAATACTTGACAACAGCATAACCGGCATGACGGGCCATCAGGAAAACCCCGGCACGGGAAAAACAATAACGGGAGAACCGGCGCCCGCCGTAAATATACCTTCCCTCTGTCTTGCATGCGGGATAAAAAAAGAAAACATACTTGTATGCGACCCCTATAACCTTGCGGAAACCGCCGAAGCGCTAAGGAAAGGATACGAAGCCGACGAACCTTTCGTTATAATAACAAAACGTGAATGCGCCCTTTTAAAGCCCATAATTAAAAAGCGCGAAAAAATGAAATGCGCCGTAAATGCCGATAAATGCGTGGCGTGTAAAAAGTGCCTTAAAACGGGATGCCCGGCTTTGGCTTTAAACGGAAAGGTTTCGATTGACAGCGTAAACTGCAACGGCTGCGGCATATGCATGCAGGTATGCCCGTTCGGCGCGATAGAAAGCGTAGGTGAACAATATGGAAATTAA
- the nuoE gene encoding NADH-quinone oxidoreductase subunit NuoE: MSCKENCALASAAALEKAGIDVSLLNPVLEKYGNTEGSLITILQSAQEIYGYLPVELLNYIAIKTGVKPAKVLGVATFYAQFRLSPVGKYLIMLCQGTACHVNGSEGIETALCEELGIKEGETTPDGLFTLNNVACLGCCSLSPVMMINGETYGALTPAKAKEIIAEIRRKEAETK; this comes from the coding sequence ATGAGTTGCAAGGAAAACTGCGCTCTCGCGTCGGCCGCCGCCCTTGAAAAGGCCGGGATTGACGTAAGCCTTTTAAATCCCGTGCTTGAAAAGTACGGGAATACGGAGGGGAGCCTTATCACGATTTTGCAGTCGGCACAGGAAATATACGGCTATCTGCCGGTTGAGCTTTTAAATTATATAGCGATTAAAACGGGCGTTAAACCGGCGAAAGTGCTTGGCGTAGCCACATTTTACGCACAGTTCAGGCTTTCGCCCGTAGGAAAATATCTGATTATGCTCTGTCAGGGCACCGCATGCCATGTCAACGGTTCCGAAGGCATTGAAACGGCCCTTTGCGAGGAGCTGGGAATTAAGGAAGGCGAAACAACTCCCGACGGGCTTTTTACGCTTAACAACGTGGCCTGTCTCGGCTGCTGTTCACTTTCCCCCGTTATGATGATTAACGGCGAAACCTACGGCGCCCTTACCCCCGCGAAGGCTAAAGAAATTATTGCGGAAATAAGGCGGAAGGAGGCGGAAACAAAATGA
- a CDS encoding NADH-quinone oxidoreductase subunit NuoF, which produces MKIIVGKGSCGIAAGANKVSESAEKYIKEKGLDIPVTVTGCIGMCYLEPIIDVVRDDGTKTTYVKVNAESVKEIIDSELKGETNKDYAISEEDGGILKKQTRIALRNCGIIDPENIDEYMLKGGYKSIEKCVGEMTRDDVINEIKVSGLAGRGGAGFPTWFKWNAAKNAKGDKKYTICNADEGDPGAFMDRAVIEGDPHTLIEGMLIGAYAMGSDEGVVYVRAEYPLAITRLNNAIEEAREKGFLGKNIFGSNFSFDLRIKAGAGAFVCGEETALIASLEGERGMPRLKPPFPAEKGFWQKPSNINNVETYANVPWIIANGGKAFSAMGTENSKGTKVFALTGKIKKGGLVEIPMGAKIKDVIYGVGGGIKNDKAFKAVQMGGPSGGCVPAELIETVIDYRSLAATGAIMGSGGMVVMDETTCMVDMARFFLDFTCKESCGKCVPCRLGTKRMLEILTRITEGKGKDGDIELLENLANQIKASSLCGLGQTAPNPVLTTLRYFRNEYEDHIYNKKCTAHQCKSLVKYEIDKDKCIGCTMCARNCPVNAISGKVKETHEINQDICIKCGKCETSCKFGAVKID; this is translated from the coding sequence ATGAAAATAATAGTGGGCAAAGGCAGCTGCGGCATTGCCGCCGGGGCGAATAAGGTTTCTGAATCCGCCGAAAAATATATAAAGGAAAAAGGCCTTGACATACCCGTAACCGTTACGGGATGCATTGGCATGTGCTACCTTGAACCGATTATCGACGTTGTGCGCGATGACGGCACAAAAACCACATATGTTAAGGTAAACGCCGAAAGCGTAAAGGAAATTATAGACAGCGAGCTTAAAGGCGAAACAAACAAGGATTATGCCATAAGCGAAGAGGACGGCGGGATACTTAAAAAACAGACAAGGATCGCCCTCAGGAACTGCGGCATAATAGACCCTGAAAATATTGACGAATACATGTTAAAGGGCGGCTATAAGTCCATTGAAAAATGCGTCGGGGAAATGACTCGGGACGACGTTATAAACGAAATAAAGGTTTCGGGCCTTGCGGGCCGCGGCGGTGCGGGCTTTCCCACATGGTTTAAATGGAACGCCGCAAAAAATGCAAAAGGCGATAAAAAATATACGATCTGCAACGCCGACGAGGGCGACCCGGGCGCATTTATGGACAGGGCCGTTATCGAAGGCGATCCGCATACGCTTATTGAGGGCATGCTTATAGGCGCATACGCCATGGGCAGCGACGAAGGCGTTGTGTATGTCCGCGCCGAATACCCCCTTGCCATAACAAGGCTTAATAACGCCATTGAAGAGGCGCGGGAAAAAGGTTTCCTCGGCAAAAATATATTCGGAAGCAATTTCAGTTTCGATCTCCGCATAAAAGCGGGGGCTGGGGCTTTCGTATGCGGCGAGGAAACGGCCCTTATAGCTTCCCTTGAAGGCGAAAGGGGCATGCCGCGGTTAAAACCGCCTTTCCCTGCCGAAAAAGGTTTCTGGCAGAAGCCTTCAAACATAAATAACGTGGAAACATACGCAAACGTGCCATGGATAATTGCCAACGGCGGGAAGGCCTTTTCGGCTATGGGCACGGAAAACAGCAAAGGCACGAAAGTTTTCGCCCTTACGGGAAAAATCAAAAAAGGCGGCCTTGTCGAAATACCTATGGGCGCAAAAATTAAGGACGTTATATACGGCGTGGGCGGCGGCATTAAAAACGATAAAGCTTTTAAAGCCGTACAAATGGGCGGCCCAAGCGGCGGCTGCGTTCCCGCCGAGCTTATTGAAACGGTAATCGACTACCGCTCGCTTGCGGCTACGGGCGCAATCATGGGAAGCGGCGGCATGGTAGTTATGGACGAAACCACATGCATGGTTGACATGGCAAGGTTTTTCCTTGACTTTACATGTAAGGAAAGCTGCGGCAAATGCGTTCCGTGCAGGCTGGGCACAAAACGCATGCTTGAAATACTTACGAGGATTACTGAAGGCAAGGGAAAGGACGGCGATATAGAACTGCTCGAAAACCTTGCGAACCAGATTAAGGCGTCGTCGCTGTGCGGCCTCGGCCAGACTGCCCCCAACCCCGTTTTAACAACTCTCAGGTATTTCAGGAACGAATACGAGGACCATATTTATAATAAAAAATGTACGGCGCATCAGTGCAAAAGCCTTGTTAAATATGAGATTGATAAGGATAAATGCATCGGCTGTACAATGTGCGCAAGAAACTGCCCTGTAAACGCCATAAGCGGCAAGGTTAAGGAAACTCACGAAATAAATCAGGATATATGCATAAAATGCGGCAAATGCGAAACAAGCTGCAAATTCGGGGCAGTTAAAATAGATTGA
- a CDS encoding helix-turn-helix domain-containing protein: protein MKEYSNKIIGRQIKKYRLSKGYSIKKLSELTGISESYIHGLEHGGVSESSSVSMEKICKISNSLGVSLDDLAYTNMEYAVTNNNSLINEISIELKSLSEADLLLFDKIVTIFMPDKKRKLN, encoded by the coding sequence TTGAAAGAATACAGCAATAAAATTATCGGCAGGCAAATTAAAAAATACCGTCTTTCAAAAGGATATTCCATAAAAAAGCTGTCCGAACTTACGGGCATCTCCGAAAGCTATATACACGGTCTGGAGCATGGCGGGGTTTCTGAAAGTTCATCCGTAAGCATGGAAAAAATCTGTAAAATTTCCAATTCTCTCGGCGTATCCTTAGATGATTTGGCTTATACAAATATGGAATATGCCGTTACAAATAATAACAGCCTTATAAATGAAATATCAATAGAATTAAAATCCCTCTCAGAAGCAGATTTGCTCCTGTTTGATAAAATAGTTACTATATTTATGCCTGATAAAAAGCGTAAATTAAACTGA
- the proC gene encoding pyrroline-5-carboxylate reductase: MEYGFIGGGNMAGAIIAGMIKSGVNGGNINVYEKNAETAENLKTSCGVNLCLSQKEVTAKSEVIILGVKPNVLDAIIGSVKDDIGEKRPLVISIAVGKTIAYLESALGNGLPIARVMPNINAKALKATSGYCLNNAAGAEHAEIVEKIFGSIGTISEISENLFSVFGAVAGSSPAFAYLYIDTLARAAQKAGMPKKQALEIAASTVLGSAEMVLKSGEHPWELVDQVCSPGGTTIEGIFTLEDNGFESTVIKAVDAVLAKDLKIQGK; encoded by the coding sequence ATGGAATACGGATTTATAGGCGGAGGAAATATGGCCGGGGCAATAATTGCCGGAATGATTAAAAGCGGCGTAAACGGCGGCAATATAAACGTGTACGAGAAAAACGCCGAAACGGCGGAAAACCTTAAAACTTCCTGCGGAGTTAACCTATGCCTAAGCCAGAAAGAAGTTACAGCAAAAAGCGAAGTTATAATATTGGGCGTTAAACCTAACGTGCTTGACGCGATAATCGGCTCGGTAAAGGATGACATAGGCGAAAAACGCCCGCTTGTCATATCCATAGCCGTCGGCAAAACCATAGCATATCTCGAAAGCGCGCTTGGAAACGGCCTGCCTATCGCAAGGGTTATGCCCAACATTAACGCAAAAGCGCTTAAAGCCACAAGCGGCTACTGCCTGAATAACGCCGCGGGGGCGGAGCATGCGGAGATTGTGGAAAAAATATTCGGTTCCATAGGAACTATAAGCGAAATATCCGAAAACCTTTTCAGCGTTTTCGGCGCGGTTGCCGGTTCGTCGCCCGCTTTTGCATATCTGTATATAGACACGCTGGCAAGGGCGGCGCAGAAGGCGGGCATGCCTAAAAAGCAGGCTCTTGAAATAGCCGCGTCAACTGTATTGGGGAGCGCGGAAATGGTGCTTAAAAGCGGCGAACACCCATGGGAGCTTGTGGATCAGGTATGCTCGCCGGGCGGCACAACTATCGAGGGCATTTTTACCCTCGAGGACAACGGCTTTGAAAGCACAGTCATAAAGGCTGTTGACGCCGTTTTGGCAAAGGATTTGAAAATACAGGGGAAATAA
- a CDS encoding P1 family peptidase translates to MKKRARDLGIPFEGICGRYNAITDVKGVEVGVCTVIKGEPELLTPVDSDFARTGVTAILPRGKKRSAVFAGRHDLNGNGELTGSHWIDDSGFLHGPVMITNTNSVGIVRDTTAKWMIQNKFFYPTYKDGKEIERLGYFYPTVGETYDGVLNNITGFNVKEEHVLEALETAKSGPVPEGNVGGGTGMRCHMFKGGTGTSSRVLLPEDGGYTVGVLVQANHGTREKFEIAGIPFGKEVKNAEPIINTYDTNPGDGSIIVVVATDAPVLPWQLKKICRRVTIGIGRLGGGYENGSGDIFIAFSTANEDAFSYTSSKVELLSDEKLNPIYKATAEAVEESIVNAMVAAEDMVGRDRNFVPAIPHSEIVRILKKYGRYTEYGKK, encoded by the coding sequence ATGAAAAAAAGGGCAAGGGATTTAGGGATCCCTTTTGAAGGCATATGCGGCAGATACAATGCCATTACAGACGTAAAGGGGGTTGAAGTGGGAGTATGCACTGTTATTAAAGGGGAACCGGAGCTTTTAACGCCGGTTGATTCCGACTTTGCGCGTACAGGCGTAACGGCCATACTTCCGCGCGGGAAAAAGCGCAGCGCCGTTTTTGCGGGCCGCCACGATTTAAACGGCAACGGCGAGCTGACGGGAAGCCATTGGATTGACGATTCCGGATTCCTCCATGGCCCTGTTATGATAACAAATACAAACAGCGTCGGTATTGTAAGGGATACTACGGCCAAATGGATGATACAAAACAAATTTTTCTATCCCACATATAAGGACGGGAAGGAAATAGAACGCCTGGGATATTTTTATCCCACTGTGGGGGAAACGTACGACGGCGTTTTAAACAACATAACAGGTTTTAACGTAAAAGAGGAACATGTGCTTGAAGCTTTGGAAACGGCAAAATCCGGGCCGGTGCCGGAAGGCAACGTCGGCGGAGGAACAGGAATGCGCTGCCATATGTTTAAAGGCGGCACGGGAACATCGTCACGCGTGCTTTTGCCGGAGGACGGCGGATACACTGTAGGGGTTCTGGTACAAGCCAACCACGGCACAAGGGAAAAATTTGAAATAGCCGGCATACCTTTCGGAAAAGAGGTTAAAAATGCGGAGCCCATTATAAACACATACGACACAAATCCGGGCGACGGCTCTATTATAGTTGTTGTCGCAACGGACGCCCCCGTACTGCCGTGGCAGCTGAAAAAAATATGCCGCCGCGTTACAATCGGAATAGGACGGCTGGGCGGCGGTTACGAAAACGGTTCCGGCGATATTTTTATAGCTTTTTCAACAGCCAACGAAGACGCTTTCAGCTATACTTCCTCTAAGGTGGAACTCCTGTCCGACGAAAAGCTCAACCCAATATATAAGGCCACGGCCGAGGCCGTTGAGGAATCTATTGTAAACGCTATGGTAGCCGCCGAGGATATGGTGGGAAGGGATCGGAATTTTGTTCCCGCCATACCCCACAGCGAAATAGTGCGTATATTGAAAAAATACGGCAGATATACGGAGTACGGCAAAAAATAA
- a CDS encoding helix-turn-helix domain-containing protein, producing MVFGYGIFCKNLKILRKAAGYNKFQMSIQANINYQYYCNIENGNRIPNFKTVISIANALKISISQLLNCVPLKDSSVLELSVISKLKSISDDTDLLIKLYEVLIALKTQGEEVERIQQ from the coding sequence ATGGTATTCGGTTACGGCATTTTCTGTAAAAACTTAAAAATTCTAAGGAAGGCTGCGGGATATAATAAATTTCAGATGTCTATTCAGGCAAACATTAATTACCAATACTACTGCAATATAGAAAACGGCAACAGGATACCGAACTTTAAAACTGTAATATCCATTGCAAACGCCCTGAAAATCAGCATATCCCAGCTGTTAAACTGTGTGCCGCTTAAAGATTCATCAGTATTGGAGTTGTCAGTAATTTCAAAATTAAAGTCAATATCGGACGATACCGATCTGCTTATAAAACTATACGAGGTATTAATTGCTTTAAAAACGCAGGGTGAAGAGGTTGAAAGAATACAGCAATAA